GGCTGTCCCCCTGGGCACCGGGCACGGCAGGTACGCTGCTGGCGTGGGCGCTGTATCCGGTGATCCGCACACCGCTCTCGGAGTTCGTTTTTCTCGCCCTCCTCGCCAGCCTGTTCGTCACCGGCATTCTCGCCGCCGAGCGCACCGGGCACGCGCTGGGCGTTCCCGACCATGGCGGCATCGTCTGGGACGAGATGGTCGCCACCTGGCTGGTGCTGTTGTTTACGCCGCAGACCTTGCTCTGGCAGGCCACCGCGGT
The window above is part of the Thauera aromatica K172 genome. Proteins encoded here:
- a CDS encoding phosphatidylglycerophosphatase A family protein encodes the protein MRPTPRLLMSHPAHFISLGFGAGLSPWAPGTAGTLLAWALYPVIRTPLSEFVFLALLASLFVTGILAAERTGHALGVPDHGGIVWDEMVATWLVLLFTPQTLLWQATAVALFRFFDIVKPPPVRWADRAFKGGFGVMLDDLFAAGYTLLVLAVLVALIGA